From Thermotoga sp. Ku-13t, the proteins below share one genomic window:
- a CDS encoding MFS transporter yields MEKERLSLKTKIGYGIGDLYGGGAFIIIGTYYLYFLTDVMRINPALAGTVIMVSKIWDAITDPIMGIISDKTRTKFGRRRPYFFLGIPLIFLSFLLMWYAPIFESELPRFSYALFSYMFFATIITMVMIPYNALAPELTMDYSERISLNSFRMFFSMLSSVLCAILPMEIVKRFPSPRTGFAVMGTFFGVFFALPFILVFTATRERPEFWKETKFSFRENFIEPFKNRSFVQVLLMYLFSFLSMDVIISILVYYMTYYLNRGQITNLALGALIISEIIFIPFWSALGKRFGKKTAFILGLTVWIVAMLFSFAILPTSPTFVIYLFAAVVGAGTSSVVVMIYSMFADIPDTDELRSSQRREGIYSGLFTFMRKLSSAVGLFLISNIIALAGYIPPKEEIVDGVKRLVQQPQSESFIMALRFFFALLPMGLLLLSLFAAIKYPLTKSVHEKLKTILEMKRKGEELPQEMVKEEEHLKKLLLGER; encoded by the coding sequence GTGGAGAAAGAAAGGCTGAGTCTGAAAACCAAGATCGGTTACGGCATTGGGGATCTCTACGGAGGAGGAGCCTTCATAATCATCGGTACCTACTATCTCTACTTCCTCACAGATGTGATGCGCATCAATCCGGCCTTGGCAGGAACTGTGATCATGGTGAGCAAGATCTGGGACGCCATCACGGACCCCATCATGGGCATCATCTCTGACAAGACCAGAACCAAATTCGGCAGGCGCAGACCTTATTTCTTTTTGGGAATTCCACTAATATTTCTTTCCTTCTTACTGATGTGGTACGCACCAATTTTCGAGAGCGAGTTACCACGTTTTTCTTACGCGCTCTTCAGCTACATGTTCTTCGCCACGATCATCACGATGGTCATGATTCCATACAACGCACTCGCACCCGAGCTGACCATGGATTACAGTGAGAGAATCTCTTTGAATTCTTTCAGGATGTTCTTTTCGATGCTTTCTTCAGTTCTGTGTGCCATACTACCGATGGAGATCGTCAAACGCTTCCCATCCCCCAGAACCGGTTTCGCGGTGATGGGCACCTTCTTTGGAGTCTTTTTTGCACTGCCTTTCATACTGGTCTTCACCGCCACGAGAGAAAGGCCAGAATTCTGGAAGGAGACAAAGTTCAGTTTCAGAGAGAACTTCATCGAACCGTTCAAAAACCGCAGCTTTGTCCAAGTCCTTTTGATGTATCTGTTCTCTTTTTTGAGTATGGACGTTATCATAAGCATCTTAGTGTACTACATGACCTACTATCTGAACAGGGGACAGATCACGAACCTCGCCCTCGGGGCACTAATCATCTCTGAGATTATCTTCATTCCATTCTGGTCAGCGCTGGGGAAAAGGTTTGGAAAGAAGACCGCCTTCATACTCGGCCTGACGGTATGGATCGTTGCGATGCTCTTCAGCTTCGCGATACTACCGACGAGCCCCACGTTCGTCATCTATCTGTTTGCGGCGGTGGTGGGTGCTGGAACCAGCTCCGTGGTGGTCATGATCTACTCGATGTTCGCTGACATACCGGATACGGACGAGCTCAGGAGTAGTCAGCGCCGAGAAGGAATCTACTCGGGACTGTTCACCTTCATGAGGAAACTCAGCTCCGCGGTGGGACTGTTCTTGATATCTAACATCATCGCCCTGGCGGGTTACATACCACCGAAGGAAGAGATCGTCGATGGAGTGAAAAGGTTGGTTCAGCAACCGCAGAGTGAATCGTTCATTATGGCTTTGAGATTCTTCTTCGCGTTGCTCCCGATGGGATTGTTGTTGCTGAGTCTGTTCGCAGCTATTAAGTATCCTTTGACGAAATCCGTGCACGAGAAGCTGAAAACGATCCTGGAGATGAAGAGAAAAGGAGAGGAATTACCGCAGGAGATGGTGAAGGAAGAAGAACATTTGAAAAAGCTCTTGCTCGGGGAACGATAA
- a CDS encoding ROK family transcriptional regulator, whose protein sequence is MLTELEATILRLIRDNPGISRLDIARKLSISKPLVTNVVARLIKRGLVVESGTRKMPAGRPKVSLKFVPDAWYCVGIELEERYFELIVTDLSGRIVHSEQEKIDSLQKDQLIDLCQERVERSLEKNSLPKEKILGVGIGIAGMVDPTSRVVRTAPALGLTNFDLASVLTERLNLNVIVVNRVKAAALAEHRVGAAKGAQNVLFVFIDSGLGSAVLLNGKIYEGFHGKAGEFGWMVTDLDRSEPELCEIEDFGHLARRFSGHAITIRLKDAKVNVEDIFDVQIDGKFECLLISGLRHVAAALANAILLFDPQQIVIKGRIGHKHYERIVELMMPILKQILPPQFHENLNLHKGLIEDFDVALGAVFTAQQRFMGL, encoded by the coding sequence TTGCTCACAGAACTGGAAGCGACGATACTGAGACTGATACGAGACAATCCCGGCATTTCCAGGCTCGACATAGCCAGGAAGCTTTCCATCAGCAAACCACTGGTGACGAACGTTGTGGCGAGGTTGATCAAAAGGGGCCTGGTGGTCGAATCTGGAACGAGGAAGATGCCGGCCGGTAGGCCAAAGGTGTCGCTGAAGTTCGTGCCCGATGCCTGGTACTGCGTCGGTATCGAACTGGAAGAACGTTACTTCGAACTGATCGTCACAGACCTGTCAGGTCGCATCGTCCACTCGGAGCAGGAGAAGATCGACAGTTTGCAGAAAGATCAACTCATTGATCTGTGCCAGGAGAGAGTGGAACGCTCGCTCGAAAAAAACAGTTTGCCGAAGGAGAAGATCCTCGGTGTGGGCATAGGCATAGCAGGGATGGTGGATCCGACGAGTCGTGTGGTGAGGACCGCACCAGCGCTCGGTCTGACGAACTTCGATCTTGCATCCGTTCTGACAGAGAGGTTGAACCTGAACGTGATCGTTGTGAACAGGGTGAAGGCTGCCGCACTGGCCGAACACCGCGTGGGTGCTGCAAAAGGCGCTCAGAACGTTCTCTTCGTTTTCATAGACAGCGGTCTTGGCTCCGCAGTTCTACTGAACGGGAAGATATATGAGGGCTTTCACGGCAAGGCGGGGGAGTTCGGCTGGATGGTCACAGACCTGGATCGTTCAGAGCCTGAGCTTTGTGAAATCGAAGATTTCGGGCATCTGGCAAGACGTTTTTCTGGACACGCGATCACGATCAGACTGAAAGATGCGAAGGTGAACGTCGAAGACATCTTCGATGTGCAAATCGACGGGAAATTCGAGTGCCTGTTGATCAGTGGTCTGAGGCACGTCGCCGCGGCCCTTGCAAACGCAATACTGCTTTTCGATCCACAACAAATCGTCATCAAGGGCAGGATTGGGCACAAACACTACGAACGCATCGTCGAACTGATGATGCCGATTTTGAAGCAGATCCTTCCACCCCAGTTTCACGAGAACCTGAATCTGCACAAAGGCTTGATCGAAGATTTCGACGTTGCGCTTGGAGCTGTTTTCACCGCTCAACAGAGGTTCATGGGACTGTGA
- a CDS encoding sugar ABC transporter substrate-binding protein, with protein sequence MKRLLVLLLTVAAISIFADVVLMWFTDGPDFDLITAQTERFTKQTGEKVVILNLPYYLEYKPKLAAMAKAGSPPDVARETDLLPWVDYAIDLKPLVEKYTGMKFEQWLENVSFYKAGFKKLYEKYNKVVGIPYTSDAHAIFYNKEIFKKAGIEPPKDRPWTIDEWYAAMKKIKQSGAARYALVYDFSPYRFSNLLYVFGGGIWDREGKNIIIDSKESIEALEFFVKLHDEDLIPKAVWLTGDAPAKYFQNGLAAMYVSGTWMLAQFREQLKFDWGVIMWPYKRERAVMTGGKYIVPFTEKGAALAFFLTNEENLAEFAGKLYLIPDRKDLADEVKIEDPLISEVYAVVMKDLAESTRGSMVPDWYDPDTAAIVQANRTVINDYIKAAIAKEKTPEQAFKELAVILRKAAGK encoded by the coding sequence ATGAAGAGGTTGCTGGTCCTTCTTCTGACAGTCGCTGCGATATCGATCTTCGCAGACGTTGTGCTCATGTGGTTCACCGATGGGCCTGATTTCGACCTCATCACGGCCCAGACTGAAAGGTTCACGAAGCAAACGGGCGAAAAAGTGGTGATACTGAACCTGCCATACTATCTGGAGTACAAGCCCAAGCTTGCCGCGATGGCGAAGGCCGGTTCTCCACCGGACGTGGCGAGAGAAACGGATCTGCTCCCGTGGGTTGATTACGCGATCGATCTGAAACCACTGGTGGAGAAATACACAGGAATGAAGTTCGAACAGTGGCTCGAAAACGTATCCTTCTACAAAGCAGGTTTCAAGAAGCTCTACGAAAAGTACAACAAAGTCGTTGGTATCCCTTACACGTCTGACGCACACGCGATTTTCTACAACAAAGAGATCTTCAAAAAGGCAGGTATCGAGCCACCCAAAGACAGGCCGTGGACCATCGACGAGTGGTACGCAGCAATGAAGAAGATCAAGCAGAGCGGTGCGGCGAGGTACGCGCTGGTTTACGACTTCAGTCCTTACAGATTTTCAAACTTGCTGTACGTGTTCGGTGGAGGTATATGGGACAGGGAAGGGAAGAACATCATAATCGATTCGAAAGAATCCATCGAGGCACTCGAGTTCTTTGTGAAACTGCACGATGAAGATCTGATACCCAAAGCTGTCTGGTTAACGGGAGATGCCCCCGCAAAATACTTCCAGAATGGACTCGCAGCGATGTACGTGTCTGGAACCTGGATGCTCGCACAGTTCAGAGAACAGTTGAAGTTCGACTGGGGCGTGATCATGTGGCCGTACAAACGTGAACGCGCCGTGATGACTGGAGGAAAGTACATTGTGCCGTTCACCGAGAAAGGTGCGGCTCTGGCGTTCTTCCTGACGAACGAAGAGAATCTGGCCGAGTTCGCGGGCAAGCTCTACCTCATACCGGACCGCAAAGATCTGGCTGACGAAGTCAAGATCGAAGATCCGTTGATCAGCGAAGTGTACGCTGTCGTTATGAAAGATCTAGCTGAATCGACACGCGGTAGTATGGTGCCCGACTGGTACGATCCCGACACCGCGGCGATCGTTCAGGCCAACAGAACGGTGATAAACGACTACATCAAAGCCGCGATAGCGAAAGAGAAGACACCGGAGCAGGCCTTCAAAGAGCTGGCTGTGATACTGAGAAAAGCCGCTGGAAAGTGA
- a CDS encoding sugar ABC transporter permease, protein MRRQHYAWFFLLPNLVIFTIFVVTPALSSFYFSFTDYDMLRFSGKFVGLSNFHYLFCTESGFPKVLMRTFIYSAMVVPLAFFTSLFLAVITSSDLIKGKAFLRALFYWPWLLSPSIIGISWKWFLDYDDGLINILLLKNNLSPVPWLLDRRLAFLSVVLVTVWNVAGYFMVMFNSALTAIPTEVYEAAALDGAGRWVRFWKIIFPLLKPTAVLVLVLSTIMSMRSFEIIYVFTAGGPGTATTVLAQKIYYTAFLERRLGMASAMSVILFAILITLSLLQFKILEEEV, encoded by the coding sequence TTGAGGAGACAACACTACGCTTGGTTTTTCCTCTTACCGAACCTTGTCATATTCACGATCTTCGTCGTTACACCGGCTCTGAGCAGCTTCTACTTCTCTTTCACTGACTACGACATGCTCAGGTTCTCGGGAAAGTTCGTGGGCCTTTCGAACTTCCACTACCTGTTCTGCACCGAAAGTGGTTTTCCAAAGGTCTTGATGAGGACCTTCATTTATTCTGCCATGGTGGTTCCACTCGCGTTCTTCACCTCTCTGTTCCTTGCGGTGATAACGAGTTCTGATCTCATCAAGGGTAAGGCTTTTCTGAGGGCACTGTTCTACTGGCCATGGTTGCTCTCTCCCTCGATAATAGGCATTTCCTGGAAATGGTTTCTCGACTACGATGATGGTTTGATCAATATACTCCTTCTGAAGAACAATCTTTCACCGGTTCCCTGGCTTCTGGATCGAAGGCTCGCCTTTTTGAGCGTCGTGCTTGTCACAGTCTGGAACGTCGCAGGTTACTTCATGGTCATGTTCAATTCGGCATTGACAGCCATCCCAACTGAGGTTTATGAGGCGGCCGCCCTGGACGGTGCGGGTCGCTGGGTGAGGTTCTGGAAGATCATCTTCCCGTTGCTCAAACCCACAGCTGTACTGGTACTCGTTCTGAGCACGATCATGTCGATGAGAAGCTTCGAGATCATCTACGTGTTCACCGCGGGAGGTCCTGGAACGGCCACCACCGTGCTCGCGCAGAAAATTTACTACACGGCGTTCCTCGAACGTAGACTCGGTATGGCTTCAGCCATGTCGGTGATCCTTTTTGCAATCTTGATAACACTATCGTTGCTGCAGTTCAAGATCTTGGAGGAAGAAGTATGA
- a CDS encoding carbohydrate ABC transporter permease — MRKALLIVLNVSVYLFAFLYVSPIVWTIFSSFKEEKDLFSWPPKLISQPTLTNFVQVLYKTQFGLFFRNSFVVSLSATFITVVISVMGGYALAKYQFRFKNYVSTFILSTLMIPLQVIMVPIYLVLSKLGMINTLWGLIIPPAATPTGIFLAQKYMISAIPDSVIESARMDGANEFQIFFRIVLPLSQPLVTALAVLSFTWRWNDFLWPLIVVGSPKLYTIQLALGLYSGEHIVQWGPLLAMTVLSMVPVLIVFIALQKYFVKGITTGAIK, encoded by the coding sequence ATGAGGAAAGCGCTGCTGATCGTTCTGAACGTTTCAGTTTATCTCTTCGCTTTTTTGTACGTCTCACCCATCGTCTGGACGATCTTTTCGAGTTTCAAAGAGGAAAAAGATCTGTTCTCATGGCCTCCGAAGCTGATCAGCCAGCCCACGCTCACCAACTTCGTTCAAGTGCTGTACAAGACTCAGTTCGGCCTGTTCTTCAGAAATTCGTTCGTGGTTTCTCTGTCCGCGACCTTCATCACCGTGGTGATAAGCGTGATGGGAGGATACGCCCTGGCCAAGTATCAGTTCAGATTCAAAAACTATGTTTCTACGTTCATCCTGTCCACACTCATGATCCCACTTCAGGTCATCATGGTACCGATCTATCTGGTACTGTCTAAGCTCGGCATGATAAACACGCTGTGGGGACTCATCATACCACCAGCGGCAACACCCACGGGGATCTTTCTCGCGCAGAAGTACATGATCTCCGCGATACCTGATTCCGTGATAGAGAGTGCGAGGATGGACGGTGCTAACGAGTTTCAAATCTTCTTCAGAATCGTTCTGCCCCTATCGCAACCACTCGTCACTGCGCTCGCCGTGCTGTCTTTCACCTGGCGATGGAACGATTTTCTGTGGCCGCTGATCGTCGTGGGTTCACCGAAGCTCTACACGATACAGCTCGCGCTCGGATTGTACTCAGGTGAACACATCGTGCAGTGGGGTCCACTGCTGGCCATGACGGTTTTATCGATGGTACCGGTTCTGATCGTCTTCATCGCCCTGCAGAAATACTTCGTCAAAGGCATCACCACGGGTGCGATCAAGTGA